Within Plasmodium knowlesi strain H genome assembly, contig: PKNH_00_29, whole genome shotgun sequence, the genomic segment atatatatacatatattcatatatacatatatatacatatatgtatatacatatatacgtatatatatacataaataagtatatatacatatatatatacatgtatatagttataggtatgtatatatgtatatgcatttgtccatacttacccaagatgttgtttgtccatttgttttatttaaCGATTTTTTGCCGTATTGTTTTACTGCACATTGTAAACGACTACAGAAGGTgtccatttcatttattttgtttaatgTTGTCTGCATGTTAGATTCTGCTTCGAGGagattgttcatttttttggggacGTCTTTATTGTCGTCGTCATTGCAACTTCCATCTTGGGGTGTATTAATCAAAGTGTTGGAAACACTTAGTTTGCAAccattaaatttttcattcctttcacaCTTAAAACAACTATTATCCCCACTCTTACACGAATTATTAttcttaataaaaaaattccaagcATCAAACATTCTTTGTATTCTTTCCTCATCAATCGGACATTTCCCTTCCgactttttaattatttgatcagcataaaggttaagagcaatacaagcAACTGCTCTATCGAGCAGTTGCTTGTTATTACCATTACCACTAAGTGTGTTAATGTGTTTTAGTCCCGCCACGATGTGATTACAAGCCTTcctttcaacactatgttCATTGCCATCACCAAAGCCTCGGCACATTGTGTCAATAGGGAATGCCTTGGATGTGTTCTTTCCATTCTCCTCGATTTTCTTGAACATCTCCTCCAATGTTTTCTTAACAGTCTtatcccaaaagtcacactgtaaaaggaaaaagaagaagttatatatatatatatatatatatatatatgcatatgcataaatgcatatgcatatatacatatgt encodes:
- a CDS encoding SICAvar, type I (fragment) — its product is NDFWKKGGEVDKLWKELSEAMTKSNVNATANGCGTMDDGSASGTGATGTGGSRIATNPERKACNYLHAGLKKLYDMTTATSTTPSSTSSGTGSPVLDNPLLKQTVGCLLLNAYAKQMKKEAKCLVVSGIKKAFEKAGTCNGSSSGKEPCVPCQWDEDILTTCQITLNGTEQTPCDFWDKTVKKTLEEMFKKIEENGKNTSKAFPIDTMCRGFGDGNEHSVERKACNHIVAGLKHINTLSGNGNNKQLLDRAVACIALNLYADQIIKKSEGKCPIDEERIQRMFDAWNFFIKNNNSCKSGDNSCFKCERNEKFNGCKLSVSNTLINTPQDGSCNDDDNKDVPKKMNNLLEAESNMQTTLNKINEMDTFCSRLQCAVKQYGKKSLNKTNGQTTSW